The nucleotide window AACGATCTTTGGGATAAAGGATACTCTGCTGTCGATATTGTCACGACTTCCTTTCGTGTTACTAAGTCATTGTATCAAgtgaaagaagctcagaGATTGGAgatgatcaaagagatagGTATAACACACATGAGAATACTCGAAGGTGTGGGTACCTATTTGCAGCTGGCGAGCTTATTAGCCAGAATACATAGACTAAGATAATGTATAACGCGAGTGCTGAATGTCACCTAATAGAGTAGTTATGAAGGCTCGAAGCGACTAAATGAAAAAAGGTCCacattgaaatttcaatatcGAATTTTAAAGTTAGAACAGAAGGCTTAATGGAGGCATTGGGTAATGTATTGGGCGTGGAAACCGAAAAACTGTTGGCATATGAAGATTCGGAACTGGAAACTGATTACCAAACGGCCTATTTGACCAATTGTCGtgatcaaagatttcaagcaAACAATAGCCTCTGGAAGGAGCTGGAGAGACTACGGGAAAAGCATGTCAAGGTCCAATATACGGTTGAAGAAGTAATCCCGCCCTTGCGTGAATACATTCAGCGATTTAACCAGCAATTGTCCGAATTTACTAGTGATTTGGGATTTATCAGGAATAAATCATCTGAGCTAAAGTCACTACTCGAATACAACTCTACTAAATTGGCGAACGTTAGTCCTCTAGTGAATGATCTCATTATCCCCCCCAATGTAATAAATGAAGCTGTTCATGGCAAAATAAATCAATCATGGCTCGACTGTATCGACTTTTTAAAGGATAAACAAGAGATTTATGCCAAATACCAAAACTCTGATGATACTGCAAAACCAAAGGATTTCGATGAATTGTGTAAGGTACTGGAGTACTTAAGAGTAGTGGTATTGGAAAGGTCGCGGCGTTTCATAATACATCAAATCAAGCTGTTACGGAGTCATCAGCCAGTCCCCTCGCAACAAATCCAGCAAAGAATGATGCAAGTCCGCgagatatttcaattcataGTAAAGAACAATCATTCTTTGGCCCTCGAACTAAGACAAGCTTATGCGTATAGCATGAGGTGGTACTACAAAGCATACTTTTCGCGGTATATTAGATCCCTGACGATTCTACAATTTAAAACCATTGACTCACAATATGCCCTGGGAAACGGACTTACGAATACGTCAGTGAACAGATCCAGTGCGTACGGGCTTTCCAGTTATCTCTCCACTAACTATGGAAGATCGGCAGGACCTGTGACGGACGATTCGATCCAAGAATATTTCCAAGTAGATAAGAGAATCTCACTTTTAACTCAGGAAGATAATACGGTCATGGTCTCACAAATTGCAGAGAACAACACAATGCAAAACTACATCGAGGTtggtttcaagaacttAAATCTAGCCATACTGGACAATTGTAGAGTCGAATTGACATTTCTAGCAAAGTTCTTCCAGATTGGTGAcaatgaagaggaagtGAAAGGTATTATAGAGcagatttttcaaccaACCTTTGCTGAAGCGCTTGAATACACCAAGCATCTTATTCAAAAGACATACGAtatttttggtattttgaTAAGTATCAGGGTCGTACAGCAACTACAGTTTGAGTCCCAGAAACATGATCTCTCCGCGGTAGGAGATTTTTTAAGCAGCCAGCTCATGATTCTTTGGCCCAAATTCCAACAACTCGTAGACTTTCAATGCGAGAGTTTACGCAAAGTTCCTATAACGACAACCGTAGCAAAAATTTATGGAAACCCAAACCATAGAGATCCTCTGACGACCCCTCATGAATTGACCGTTCAATTCTCACGCTTTTTGACAAGTTTCCTCAAGTTGGCAACTACCCACAAAGAGCAAATTGACGAGAGATCTGAACCGTTATACAACTCCATTACTCGGTTAAGAAATGATTTCGAGACTGTCATGACTAAATGTAGCAAGAGAGTCAAGTCACCGGAAAGATTACTTGCGACAAATTACATGTTCCTTTACAACTCCATACAGCATCAGCACATTCATGAAAGCGACTCAGAAGCACTACCACTAATTGTGAGGGAGACTGAAGACCATTTCAAAGCTCTGGTTGAAGCCTTTAGTAGAGTCACATGATTTTCATCGCTTGTTGTAATCAATAAACTCACCTAACAAGCAATGCTCCATTAGCCATCCAACTTGATTGATATTTCTCGAGCTAAAATGAATTAGAACATATCTAATAGTCATATACGTATCCTCAATTATACAAGTCACTTGTGATTTTGACGGTCTAGAGAGGCTTGATTGAAAATTCCCAAGCAAGCGTATCTTCATATGAACAATATAGTGCGCTGCGTATGAACACGATTTTAACTGCATCTCAAACAAAGGTTGTTGAATTTCCCTACGCACCTAACGGTACTCTAAAAGTTGTGGCTGGTCCTGGATCTGGGAAAACGCTGACACTGCTGCACAAGGTTCACCGCCTTATCACTTCTGGTCAGGTAAAAGCAGATGAGATCGTTATTCTTTCGCTCACGAATAAGGCAGTCGATAGTGTTA belongs to Torulaspora delbrueckii CBS 1146 chromosome 4, complete genome and includes:
- the VPS52 gene encoding Vps52p (similar to Saccharomyces cerevisiae VPS52 (YDR484W); ancestral locus Anc_3.102), producing the protein MEALGNVLGVETEKLLAYEDSELETDYQTAYLTNCRDQRFQANNSLWKELERLREKHVKVQYTVEEVIPPLREYIQRFNQQLSEFTSDLGFIRNKSSELKSLLEYNSTKLANVSPLVNDLIIPPNVINEAVHGKINQSWLDCIDFLKDKQEIYAKYQNSDDTAKPKDFDELCKVLEYLRVVVLERSRRFIIHQIKLLRSHQPVPSQQIQQRMMQVREIFQFIVKNNHSLALELRQAYAYSMRWYYKAYFSRYIRSLTILQFKTIDSQYALGNGLTNTSVNRSSAYGLSSYLSTNYGRSAGPVTDDSIQEYFQVDKRISLLTQEDNTVMVSQIAENNTMQNYIEVGFKNLNLAILDNCRVELTFLAKFFQIGDNEEEVKGIIEQIFQPTFAEALEYTKHLIQKTYDIFGILISIRVVQQLQFESQKHDLSAVGDFLSSQLMILWPKFQQLVDFQCESLRKVPITTTVAKIYGNPNHRDPLTTPHELTVQFSRFLTSFLKLATTHKEQIDERSEPLYNSITRLRNDFETVMTKCSKRVKSPERLLATNYMFLYNSIQHQHIHESDSEALPLIVRETEDHFKALVEAFSRVT